The nucleotide sequence CCTGCAGGTCGTTCTTGTGGCCGGCGCAGATCTGGCCGACCGAGAACGCTCCCTTGGCGCCGCTGTCGAAGCGGACGAGCACGGACGCGAGATCCTCGACCTTGATGTCGACCTCCGTGGTGGCGCCGCCGCTGTCGGTCGCGAACGCCTCGCGCGATCCGGTCGGCTTCTTCCGCTTCTTGATGGTAGTCGTGATTTCGCCGAGTACGTCGGTGATGCGCAGGCCGCTCATGTGCTGGGCCAGGTCGCACCAGTGCGATCCGATGTCGCCGAGCGCCGAACTGCTGCCTCCCTTGTCGGGCTCGAGACGCCACGAGTAGTCGGTGTCCTTGAGCAGCCAGTCCTGGATGTACTGGCCGTGCACGAAGGTCGGTGTGCCGATGTCGCCGCGCGCGATCGCCAGGCGCGCCTGCTGGACGAGGGGGTTGCCGCGGTAGTTGAAGGTGACCGCGTGCACGATGCCGGCCTTCGTTGCCTGATCGAGCAGCGACTTACCTTCCGCCGCCGTCATCGCCAGCGGCTTGTCCGAGACGACATGCTTGCCTTTGGCGATCGCCGCCGCGGTGACCGCGTAGTGCAGGTGGTTCGGCGTGGCGTTGTGCACGACCTGCACCGCCGCATCGTCGAGCAGTTCCTGGTACGAGCCGTAGGCCTTGCTGACGTACAGGGCGTCGGCCTTTGTCTGCGCCGAGGCCTGGCTGCTGCCGGCGACCGCGACGATGTCCACGTAGCCGAGACGCCGAACGGCGTCCACGTGATGGGGTCCGACGAATCCGGCCCCGACCAAACCCATGCCGATGCGCTTCATAAACATCGGCGATCATATCCGCTTCCAGCGCCGGTTGATCTGGTAGAATCCGCGCGTTCGGTTCACGTTTCCGGTTCATCCTCTATGCAGCTGCTGCAGTTCGCGCTGGCGCTGGTTCTCACCGCCGGTCAGCAGGCACCCCCCGCTGGCTTCACCGCACTCTTCAACGGCCGGGATTTGAGCGGCTGGCGCGGGAGGCAGCAGGACTACAGTCCGTATGAGGAAGCGACGCTCTCGAAAGATGCGCTCGCAGCGAAGCAGGCCGCGTGGAACGCCGATCGCGACCAGCACTGGCGCGTCGACACCGACGCGCATGAGATCGTCTCAGACGGCCACGGCGTCTTCCTCGCCACCGACAAGGACTACGGCGATTTCGAGCTGTACCTCGACTGGAAGATCGTGGCGCACAACGGCGATTCAGGCGTCTACCTGCGTGGATTCCCACAGGCCCAGATCTGGGATCCCGACAATCCGGTCGAGGTGAAGAACGGCGCCCCGAAGGGATCCGGCGGCCTCTGGAACGACAACCCCGACAACCCCGGCCGGTGGCCGATCGTCAAGGCCGACAACCCGATCGGGCAGTGGAACACGTTCCGGATCCGGATGGCCGGAAACCGCGTCTGGATCTGGCTCAACGGCCAGCAGACCGTCGACGGGCAGACCCTCGACAATTTTTTCGACCGCGCGAAGCCCGTGTTGCCGGCCGGCCCGATCGAGCTGCAGACGCACGGATCGGAGATCCGCTTCCGCAACGTCTATGTCCGCGAAATCCGCGGCAGCGGGCAACGGCCGTGAGGCTCGGTCGCGCGCTGCTCTTCGTGTGTCTCGCCGGGCTCGTGGCGAGCGCCCAGGAGCGCACGCGACGCTTCTACG is from Vicinamibacterales bacterium and encodes:
- a CDS encoding Gfo/Idh/MocA family oxidoreductase; this encodes MFMKRIGMGLVGAGFVGPHHVDAVRRLGYVDIVAVAGSSQASAQTKADALYVSKAYGSYQELLDDAAVQVVHNATPNHLHYAVTAAAIAKGKHVVSDKPLAMTAAEGKSLLDQATKAGIVHAVTFNYRGNPLVQQARLAIARGDIGTPTFVHGQYIQDWLLKDTDYSWRLEPDKGGSSSALGDIGSHWCDLAQHMSGLRITDVLGEITTTIKKRKKPTGSREAFATDSGGATTEVDIKVEDLASVLVRFDSGAKGAFSVGQICAGHKNDLQVEVCGSKASMKWTQEAQNELWIGHRDGPNQILQKDPSLLDPAVAGYAHLPGGHQEAWADAFCNLMRDIYGFIAAGKSPSDPHPPTFATFEDGYRANCVVEAILKSAKAGAWTRVEY
- a CDS encoding DUF1080 domain-containing protein, translating into MQLLQFALALVLTAGQQAPPAGFTALFNGRDLSGWRGRQQDYSPYEEATLSKDALAAKQAAWNADRDQHWRVDTDAHEIVSDGHGVFLATDKDYGDFELYLDWKIVAHNGDSGVYLRGFPQAQIWDPDNPVEVKNGAPKGSGGLWNDNPDNPGRWPIVKADNPIGQWNTFRIRMAGNRVWIWLNGQQTVDGQTLDNFFDRAKPVLPAGPIELQTHGSEIRFRNVYVREIRGSGQRP